In Gossypium arboreum isolate Shixiya-1 chromosome 5, ASM2569848v2, whole genome shotgun sequence, a single genomic region encodes these proteins:
- the LOC108452765 gene encoding uncharacterized protein LOC108452765 — protein sequence MEIIRSSSIFIILLVFVSTAIQSKADSVYCSNPRSRCYGKYIECPYECPSTSNGNYKAKVCHVNCDSPVCKSYCKHRKPDCNGPGSACYDPRFIGGDGIVFYFHGKSNEHFSLVSDTNLQINGRFIGHRPAGRTRDFTWIQALGILFNSHSFSLEAIKAATWNNEVDHLKFSYNGEDLIVPEGALSSWYSPEKDVKVERVANKNSVIVTLKDSAEIMVNVVPVTKEDDKIHNYKVPSDDCFAHLEVQFRFFALSPKVDGVLGRTYQPDFQNPAKPGVAMPVVGGEDKYGTTELLSANCLTCLYSPENSSNQEMTSVTEYLTLDCTRRALAGYGIVCKK from the exons atGGAGATTATAAGAAGCAGCTCTATTTTTATCATTTTGCTCGTCTTTGTGTCAACTGCAATTCAATCAAAAGCAGATTCTGTGTATTGCAGTAATCCAAGAAGCCGATGCTATGGAAAGTACATAGAATGTCCTTATGAATGTCCAAGCACTAGCAACGGCAATTACAAAGCTAAAGTCTGTCATGTTAACTGTGATTCACCCGTCTGCAAATCTTATTGTAAAC ATCGTAAACCAGACTGTAATGGTCCCGGATCGGCCTGTTACGATCCTCGTTTCATTGGTGGTGATGGCATTGTGTTTTATTTCCATGGAAAGAGCAATGAGCATTTCAGCTTGGTGTCCGATACCAATCTCCAAATCAACGGTCGCTTCATCGGTCATCGTCCCGCTGGTCGAACCAGGGACTTCACTTGGATTCAAGCGCTTGGGATCTTATTCAACTCTCATTCTTTCTCCCTTGAAGCCATCAAAGCTGCAACATGGAACAATGAAGTGGACCATTTAAAGTTTAGTTACAATGGGGAGGATTTAATTGTCCCAGAAGGGGCTTTGTCCAGTTGGTATTCACCTGAAAAAGATGTGAAGGTCGAAAGAGTTGCAAATAAGAACAGTGTGATTGTAACATTGAAAGATAGTGCAGAGATAATGGTGAATGTGGTTCCTGTGACAAAAGAAGATGATAAAATCCATAACTACAAAGTACCATCTGATGATTGCTTTGCTCACTTGGAAGTTCAGTTTAGGTTCTTTGCCCTTTCACCTAAGGTGGATGGGGTGCTCGGCAGGACTTACCAGCCGGATTTCCAGAACCCGGCAAAACCCGGTGTGGCAATGCCTGTTGTTGGTGGTGAAGATAAGTATGGGACCACTGAACTTCTTTCTGCAAATTGCTTAACTTGTTTATACTCGCCGGAAAATAGTTCGAACCAGGAGATGACATCTGTGACTGAATATCTAACTCTTGATTGCACCCGTAGGGCTTTAGCTGGATATGGAATTGTTTGCAAGAAATAA